The genomic DNA TCTAGAAACAAGCGCTGTCGTTAATTCAGATACGGCATTTGAAAGCGTCGAGCTTGTTCTTCCGCCGCATGCAAATCATCATCACACAGCGTTTGGTGGCCAAGTGATGGCTTGGATGGTAACAGCCTGTACTATCACGGCCGCACGCCTGTGCAGATCCGATCCGTTGCTGAGAGCAGTCGACGAGGTCACCTTTCGAGGTCCTATTAAAGTCGGCGATAGAGTGATCCTTAACACTATGGTAAATAACACCTTTGATGTATATATGGAAGTGGGTTGCCGTGTAGAGGCGTATGAAATTGGTGGTGACCTGCGACACGTCAATAGcgctttcttgatttttgtgGCACCCGATGACAAAGGCGTCCCCAAGACTCTGCCGCCATTACGAGGAGAAACTGAAGATGGGAAGCGACGTTTCGTGGAGGCCATGGTGAGAAAGCGTCTCCGCTTAGATCGTGAACAGATTCGTAAATCTGTCGGCCCTGCCATCGCTATCCCTTGGAAGCCTCGAATAAGCCATCTTTTGAATTACAACAATATAGAGACACTAGTGAAACTTTATGAACTGACAAGTTGGGAACAAGTTCGATCATCATCGGGTGTCACGGCATTCAAGCGTGACACAGATAACTACCTTTGCGTGAAGGTAGTTTTCGATGTACAGATCCCACCTGATAAAGCTTTCGAGTTGCTTAAGGATGAAAGCAGGCGAAATCAATGGGACGCGCTGACGATCAAAGTAGAGGTGGCAGAAGTTGTCGATGATGGTGACGACATTATCCACGTGGTATTAGAAAGCAAGGAGCGTGACGCGATGAAACCGGATGATTTGGTCCTTCTGGTGTCACGCAGAGTCCCTTGTGATAAGAGAGACTACTTCACCATTGCGTATCGCTCGGTTAAGTATGCAATGATACCCCCACTTCCTGAGTATAATCGGAAAGAGCATCTGTGTTCAGGGATGTTGATTACAGAAATTGAGGGAGAGCCGCGTAAAGCTACCATAACCTACATCAGTCAAGCCACACGAGAATTGGAGCCGTACATATTGGAGGATATTGCTGGCTCTACAGAGTTTTACGTCGAGCGATTCAAGAAACTTGAGACTTACCTTCTCGAGGAATCGACCAAGTGAAAGCATTGATGGAGACTTGATGTAAACAGGGCCAGGATAGAGATAGGTTCAAAGTCCTAGGCCGACGTTTTGAAGTTTTAATGCTGTATAAACTAACAAAAATGGTTTGTAACGTCATAGTTTGGATCAAACTTAACGCTTTTTCCCATAACGCTTTTTCTTGAAAAGACGTTTGCGATTTGAATAATTCCCACCGTTAATTTAGGGTATAATTGTAAGGGATTTTAGAGAAAAGTGGGGAAACCAAGTCACCTGTGGATCCTTGTTTCAAGGTcttctcttttttcctttttcctggAAAGCAGACAGACCTTGGAAATGAAGTTGTGTACAACAGTCGTTGGGTTTTCTATTTGGTCAGCATCCCCAAAAGAAGACCGGACGGCTGCGGTGATGAGAAAGATGCTCTCACTAAAGTCGTTTCCTCTACGAATCAACCTTCGTGATGATCCTTAATTAAGTAGGGTACAGGACAGTAAATCTTtcgggggcggggggggggcaCATTGACCTTATCGTTTCGAAGATTGTTGCAGGCTTTGCTGGACAGTGTGAATCAAATTGTTTTCGGACTGAAAACCGCAGGGGTTAAAAAGGAAAGAGTGTTTGTAGCTCTCACTTCCACTTTCTTTCTTAACTATGCTCATTAAGTGAAAGCGATTTACCTGGTCCCAGGAGAACATTGTACTGTCAAGTGCTGTTCTAAAGCCGGATGGtataaaggcccgtgcaaacgctcgcaacattgttggctaacaagacgcaacattgttgggcccaacatgttgcgagcgtttgcacaccatgttgtgttttgttgcgtgttgttgcgacttgttggaagttgttggatgaagtttgaaactggtcaaacttcagagccaacaagtgccaacatttctattgtttcgcggtcatcgaagcgtggtccaacaatgttgcgccaatgttgcacgcgcactacatgccaagtatccacacaaatacatgcgaacaagaaatcaacatggcgtcggagatggaaaacgtcccagagttctttgtattctcatctaaagacccaacatgttgtgacttgttgcgagcgtttgcacacatcggctaacatcgcgcaacaagggacaacactgttgggcccaacaatgttgcgtgttgttgccagcgtttgcacgggccttaaagtgcaggttgcaggttagggttgtaggtcattgttttaccataactgaaataactcaaacctttacaaaaatgccaaCCTTAGGCTTCAACATTGTCTAAAGCATAGCATTGACAATCACGAAAtcgagaaatggctcaaattgcgtcggatctggaaaataaccacacaggaaggaagttaCCCCcttggcaataaggttaggctttttaattgaaaactttttcatataattatcttcttgagctttttatcgggattctcctacaaatccttatatttttgtcggccatgctcacactgagcttggggcgcctgtgttTGTTTCAGCtgtggtgaaacaatgacctgcttAATTCCCTAACCTGCAACCTACAGTTTACACCCTTCATTCTAAAACGATAGCTAACTGAAAGAGATTCTATATGGTAACCCAGGCGAATGAAATGAAGACATTTATTGCGAATGGTTTGAatccaggagtcatatcatcattaagtaaagtacgatcgtccgggcgGTGAGTGTAGTCCTAAGAAGAACTGTTTgaaatgacattgactgacgtttcgacaacctgagcggaagtcatcttcagagtcaagtgatttgtgtaacgtcagtagatactataagaactccgttcgtagatgtcattggtcaacttactcgtgatgttattggtcgactgtcagttgagcctataTGTAATttgctgggaagactaaacagtgataggtgcgtttcgatccgtctataggtctaaggtctgtacgtgtatcgtagaatacgttgggcagtactgtgagaataaatctcacagtactgcccaacgtattctacgatactcGATACTCGGTCGTTCCACGGCAGCACTTTTCCGCGGGTGACGGTTGGCAGGTAGCGGGTAACGAAGCAAGATGAATGAAGAATTTTTAAAGTTAATCCACTGAGTAGCACTTCTGCGAACAAGTAGTTGTATAAATCTCTTTATTATCCTACGCGTTTCGTGTGATTAACGCACACTTCAGCAGGTTCGtatagtgaaaaactgtgaccgaggtcaTAGTCTTTCGCTATACCGACCGACCCtcagctggtaaataacttatttatttccccccacccccccccccccctctctctgaaatcactttttcaagtgttgactcacaccgcgcttgatagcgaatgcagtaagcgacttacaaactgaggcagcgtttacacgaacacggttttacttgtaaatacggttactattttggcgcgaaatttgcattgttcaattcaaaatagtgaatttagcaggtagtgcagcgctcgcttataccatcacgacttggattttGTGGCGAAAACGgctccgtgtaaacacttccaaagcgcatcgattttgacgcggtttcgaagtcatgaaaccgtgtcgtTGTGAAACCGCCTTCAGTCGTGTAAACGCCGCCTGAACGTTTCAAacagaaatattttgtttgaattctatttccacacTTCTTGTCTgataaaaatctgttttgaaacacttacttctgtatgtaaactgATTCGGTGTAAAAagggaaatttaaggtcattacacaagctcacacaaccagggctaggattccgcccgGTTTAGCGTACACGATAGCAAAAATTTCGCGcgctcccagagccaatcagatcgcAGGATTCGCAGAATTATGAATTCTGGAAACTCAAATTTTTTGTCAGAGGTGGAAGCTTAGAAGAAGCCGCCATGCaaaattatgtttttgtttgtcaCGTACACTTTTGTTGAGATGTTTATCATTTtaacaagaaataaaaaatgggccGAGTGCATTGTTGACTTAAATATAAGCACAAGGGGATTTTTTTGACACGTGAAAATGCCGTATTTACTTCTCGAATGTTCTTACTAACCAGGTGAtctgtaatgtgaagtgctagatttctatcccatatgaaccatgtgagcgtaaGCCCGACTTATGGAAtttggcccacacaaggacagagaaaaactctgaccagggtgggaattgaacccacgaccttcgggttagatctccgccgctctaccgactgagctacaaggtcagacgggagtaggccttggcctacacaaggacagggaaaaactctgaccagggtgggaattgaaccttgTGTAgtcccatttccattagtagggctaacgctcacatggttcagaTGGGGTAGAAaccaagcacttcacattgcactcttAATCAGTTATAACAAATGGTTAGCTATGAACTTTcgttttattgtaaaataagcagtgtttgaaaactatttcaagcgtttgatgaattattgttaCATTATTGTGTGTCTTTCGTACCAACTTTCGGGaaaatcttcaagattccattcatGACCATTCATCTCTCGGAAGCAAATAGGAATTTCAGTCTCGCGaatactggtcacgcgtgacatggttCGACTGTAACGCCACCTAGCCTGAGAGCAGGCTTCGCGACTTCCGCCGCGAAGAGAGAGCCTCCTCGCAGGCTATACGCCTCCAAAACGATGAAACACGTTTCCTAATGCAGGCACATGTCAGACGGACCATGTTTTGCGTTACTTAAGATCTACAAACGCTGACTTTCTGTTGACATGAAATATGCTTTGCGCCAACCGCTGCTTAGCGAAATGCGCCCGTGCAACGCTGGGAAACAAACTTTCGATTACTGCAAGAAGTTCGCCAATAAGTTTTTTGCGACACGAAACTTCCGAGTTTCATAGAGTTCTAGACAAATCTAGGGAAATTTCACAATGACTTCTTATAAGAACCCAACAGAGGTCGAAATGAATCAAGTGGTCCTTCCAACACACACGAACGAACGGAAGGAAAACTGTCTCAGCAGTGGACAGCTACTGAAGTGGATGGATGCAGTTGCTTGTCTGTCTGCAGAAAAACACGCTGGGTCATCGTGCGTCACGGCGTCCATGGACGGGCTCTACTTCGAAACAGAAATCTACGTTGGCCAAGTTGTAAACCTCTCAGCTCGGGTAAATCGAGCGTTCAACACAAGTATGGAAGTTGGCGTTTCTGTTCAGGTAGAAGATCTACGGAGTGGAGAGAAGAAGAGCGTTTGCCAGGCGTGTTTTACTTTTGTTGCTGTAGATGAAAATAATCATAAACAACAGCTGAACCCGATTGTACCGTTCACTGTAGAGGAGAAATTGCAGTATGCGCTTGCCAATGAGAGAAGACGAATGCGAATGCAATATCCTGTCGATCTTAAAGAACTCGCGCTGAAGCGTGACAGTGCTGTAGGAATCGAGAAAATTGATGATCTCGAAACAAGCGCTGTCGTTAATTCAGATACGGCATTTGAAAGCGTCGAGCTCGTTCTTCCGCCGCATGCAAATCATCACCACACAGCTTTTGGTGGCCAAGTGATGGCTTGGATGGTAACAGCCTGTACTATCACGGCCGCACGCCTGTGCAGATCCGATCCGTTGCTGAGAGCAGTCGATGAGGTCACCTTTCGAGGTCCTATTAAAGTCGGCGATAGAGTCATCCTTAAAACTATGGTAAATAACACCTTTGACGTACATATGGAAGTGGGTTGCCGTGTAGAGGCGTATGAAATTGGTGGTGACCTGCGACACGTCAATAGcgctttcttgatttttgtgGCACCAGATGACAAAGGCGTCCCCAAGACTCTGCCGCCATTACGAGGAGAAACTGAAGATGGGAAGCGACGTGTCGTGGAGGCACTGGTGAGAAAGGGTCTCCGCTTAGATCGTGAGCAGATTCGTAAATCTGTCGGCCCTGCCATCGCTATCCCTTGGAAGCCTCGAATAAGCCATCTTTTGAATTACAACAATATAGAGACACTAGTGAAACTTTATGAACTGACAAGTTGGGAACAAGTTCGATCATCATCGGGTGTCACGGCATTCAAGCGTGACACAGATAACTACCTTTGCGTGAAGGTAGTTTTCGATGTACAGATCCCACCTGATAAAGCTTTCGAGTTGCTTAAGGATGAAAGCAGGCGAAATCAATGGGACGCGCTGACGATCAAAGTAGAGGTGGCAGAAGTTgtcgatgatgacgacgacatTATCCACGTGGTATTAGAAGGCAAGGAGCGTTACGCGATGAAACCGGATGATTTGGTCCTTCTGGTGTCACGCAGAGTCCCTTGTGATAAGAGAGACTACTTCACCATTGCGTATCGCTCGGTTAAGTATGCAATGATACCCCCACATCCTGAGTATAATCGGAAAGAGCATCTGTGTTCAGGGATGTTGATTACAGAAATTGAGGGAGAGCCGCGTAAAGCTACAATAACCTACATCAATCAAACCACACGAGAACTGGAGGCGTACATATTGGAGGATCTTGCTGGCTCTACAGAGTTTTACGCCGAGCGATTCAAGAAACTTAAGACTTACCTTCTCGAAGAATCGACCAAGTGAAAGCATTGATCGAGACTTAATGTAAACGGGGCCAGGATAGAGATAGGTTCAAACTCCTAGGGCGACGTTTTGAAGTTTTAATGCTGTATAAAcaataattaaacaaaaaatggtTTGTAACGTCATAATTTGGATCAAACTTAAGGCT from Montipora capricornis isolate CH-2021 chromosome 2, ASM3666992v2, whole genome shotgun sequence includes the following:
- the LOC138025621 gene encoding acyl-coenzyme A thioesterase 11-like gives rise to the protein MKSYKNPTEVEMNQVVLPTHTNERKENCLSSGQLLKWMDAVACLSAEKHAGSSCVTASMDGLYFETEIYVGQVVNLSARVNRAFNTSMEVGVSVQVEDLRSGEKKSVCKACFTFVALDENNHKQQLNPIVPFTVEEKLQYALANERRRMRMQYPVDLKELSLERESTVGIEKVDDLETSAVVNSDTAFESVELVLPPHANHHHTAFGGQVMAWMVTACTITAARLCRSDPLLRAVDEVTFRGPIKVGDRVILNTMVNNTFDVYMEVGCRVEAYEIGGDLRHVNSAFLIFVAPDDKGVPKTLPPLRGETEDGKRRFVEAMVRKRLRLDREQIRKSVGPAIAIPWKPRISHLLNYNNIETLVKLYELTSWEQVRSSSGVTAFKRDTDNYLCVKVVFDVQIPPDKAFELLKDESRRNQWDALTIKVEVAEVVDDGDDIIHVVLESKERDAMKPDDLVLLVSRRVPCDKRDYFTIAYRSVKYAMIPPLPEYNRKEHLCSGMLITEIEGEPRKATITYISQATRELEPYILEDIAGSTEFYVERFKKLETYLLEESTK